CGCCTGAAGGGAGAAGCGGATGTAAAAGAATGCCGTATCGTTTTTTCTTCCGGGGGAAGGTATATACCGGAGGATTATGTCGTTTCGCAGGAAGAGCGTTTCCGGCTGCTCATGAGATTGTCAAGGATCAGCAGCCTTGAACAGCTTGACAGGTATGAGGCGGAAATTGTTGACCGTTTCGGGGTTTATCCCGAAGAGGTGAAAAAACTCATGGAATCCGCCAGGTTGAGGATCACCGCTATCATGGCCGGTATCAGCGGCATAGAAGAAACATCCTCCGGCTTTAATGTCAGCAAGAACGGCCAGAGCGTTTTTTATGCTTTGTCTCAATCGGACTTGATTAAAAAATTCCAGCAAGGAAAAGCACCTGAAAGCGGTTTCCAGCCGAAAGCAGTACCTACTAAAAGGGAGCGGTAGAAATTACCACTTGACAACAGAAGGCAGTAGATGTAAAATTCTATTGGATGTTGATTATGCAAAAAGAAATAATGAATGTTTCCGAGTTGGCAGAGTATATAGGCGTCAGCGGATCAAAGATATACAAGCTGATCAGGGACAAAAAAATACCTGCGTCCAAAATAGGCAGGCAGTATAAATTTTCTAAACAGGTAATCGATTCATGGCTGAAAGAACACATTATTACATCTTCTTTGAACGGACCCCTTTTTCAGCCTAAAAAAAATATCGTAAAAGGGGGTGAGAAAAATGGTGAAGAAAAAAGCAGCGAAGAAAAAAGTCGTGAAGAAGAAAGTGGCGAAGAAAAAAGTCGCTAAGAAAGTCGTGAAAAAGAAAGTCGCGAAAAAAGTCGTGAAAAAGAAAGTCGCGAAAAAGAAAAAGAAGTAAGGAGGCTATCTAGTATGGCTCAGAAAATTGTTAAGCTTGGTTTGAAAAGAGAGAAAAACCATCTTTATTACATCGGCAAAGACGGAAACGTCTGGGCCGCTCCGATGGCTCGCGCGGGCAAAAAAGGCGGAAAAGCCAAAAAAGTCGCCGACGCCGGAGTGAAAAAAGAGAAAGGTTTTCTTTATTTTCTTGACAAGAACGGTGACGTAGCGAAAGCCACAATGTCCCGCGGCGGCAAGAAAAGAAAAAAAGTAGCGAAGAAAAAAGTCGTGAAAAAGAAAAAAGTCGCGAAGAAGAAAGTCGCTAAGAAAAAAGTAGCGAAGAAGAAAGTCGCGAAGAAAAAGAAAAAAAGATAGTTTTCTTTTGGCCGCGCCTTTCCCGATCACGTGTCGGGACAGGCGCGGTTTTTTTTTATATCCTTGTGAAGGGA
This sequence is a window from Candidatus Omnitrophota bacterium. Protein-coding genes within it:
- a CDS encoding helix-turn-helix domain-containing protein — its product is MLIMQKEIMNVSELAEYIGVSGSKIYKLIRDKKIPASKIGRQYKFSKQVIDSWLKEHIITSSLNGPLFQPKKNIVKGGEKNGEEKSSEEKSREEESGEEKSR
- a CDS encoding histone protein produces the protein MVKKKAAKKKVVKKKVAKKKVAKKVVKKKVAKKVVKKKVAKKKKK